TGGTCTGCAGAGCGGCACATCGCTCCGTAAGATTCTGGAATCGGTTCGCCGCTTGCGCGCGACGACGCAAATTCCCATCGTGCTCATGGCCTACTACAACAACATTCACGCCTTTGGTGAGGCGGAGTTCTGCGGGAAGGCGGTCGAGGCGGGCGTGGATGGCGTCATTGTGCCGGACATGCCTCCCGATGAAGCCGGTCCCTTACGTGGTCCGGCCGATGCCGCGGGGCTCCACCTGATTTTCCTCTTGGCCCCCACGAGCACGTCTTCGCGCCGGGCATATGTCGCCAAAGAGTCCGGCGGATTTGTCTATTATGTTTCCCTCACAGGCATCACTGGCGCTAAACTGAACGACATGGCGGGGGTTCGGGAGAACGTCGCCAAGATCAAGAAACATACGAAGACCCCCGTCGCCGTAGGATTTGGTGTTGCGACTCCGGAGGATGCTGCAACCGTTGCGCGCGTCGCCGACGGAGTCATCGTCGGCAGCGCGATTGTTCGTCGTGTGGGAGAGCATGGGCAGGATGGCCGACTCGTTCAGGAAGTGGGGAGCTTCGTGCGTTCCCTTAAGGCCGCGATGCAGCCGGCCTAGGCGTGCGGCGATACCCTCATTCCGTTCTGTTTCCGCGAACCCCAGTCAGATTCAACTCCAATCGGTTCTCTATTCTCACATCCGGACCGCCCGGGTGCCGTCTTTCCCCGATTCCAGAGTCATTGCTCGCCCGAATCAGATAGGACGCTGTCTCCTGTCTGGCAATCATTGACGCTTCACATGAGGAGATGCCATGGCCGTCGTTCGCCGTAAGATTGCTCGCAGCAGCCGCAAGACCACCGCAAAAAAACCTCCCGTCGGTTCGCGCCGGAAGACCGTGTCGAGGGTGCCGGCTCCTGTGCGAGAGGACCGTGTATTGCAGACGCTCCAGCAGGCACTCTTCAAGAGCTTGGCGCATGCTGAAGGGGAGGGACGTTCGCCGATCGGAGTTGCGGCTGTATTCGTGCAATCGTTTCTGCAACTGACGAAGGTTCACGCGATTGCCGTCTATGTCCGGGATGAACAGACTCGTGAAATGACCTGCCTGGCGGAAGCGGGCAGCAGTGAGGCCTCCGTGGCCGGGCAATGGCAAGCCGGCCTGACGCAGGCGGAGCAGCAGGCGCGGGTCAGTCTCGGTGAGTTACACGGCATCCGCCTGCATCGCATCGGTCGCATGGACGGCGTGGTGATGTTCCAGGCCGGGAAGTCTCAACGCGTGCCTGCACGAGCCGCTCTGTCGCTGTTGACGGCGATCGAACCCTGGTTGTCGGTGTTGCTGGACCATGCTCGATTGACCGTGAAGTATGCCGCAAAGATTCTGCGTATTCAGCATATGGAGCAGGTCAGCGATCTGTTGAATTCTTCACTGGGCGAGGAGGAGAAACTGCGGCGAGCGTTGGATGCGGCAATTCGACTCGTCGAGGCAGAAGCAGGGGCCTTGTTTCTGGGTACCGGCGATGGG
This is a stretch of genomic DNA from Nitrospira sp.. It encodes these proteins:
- a CDS encoding tryptophan synthase subunit alpha; protein product: MNRLDQAFGRLKAHGEKALITYIMAGDPSLQDTEQLVLELERAGADIIELGVPFSDPIADGPVIQQAAERGLQSGTSLRKILESVRRLRATTQIPIVLMAYYNNIHAFGEAEFCGKAVEAGVDGVIVPDMPPDEAGPLRGPADAAGLHLIFLLAPTSTSSRRAYVAKESGGFVYYVSLTGITGAKLNDMAGVRENVAKIKKHTKTPVAVGFGVATPEDAATVARVADGVIVGSAIVRRVGEHGQDGRLVQEVGSFVRSLKAAMQPA
- a CDS encoding GAF domain-containing protein: MAVVRRKIARSSRKTTAKKPPVGSRRKTVSRVPAPVREDRVLQTLQQALFKSLAHAEGEGRSPIGVAAVFVQSFLQLTKVHAIAVYVRDEQTREMTCLAEAGSSEASVAGQWQAGLTQAEQQARVSLGELHGIRLHRIGRMDGVVMFQAGKSQRVPARAALSLLTAIEPWLSVLLDHARLTVKYAAKILRIQHMEQVSDLLNSSLGEEEKLRRALDAAIRLVEAEAGALFLGTGDGSLRLSALGGERATGLTVLQSMIAAGVHRTGQAVLITQGAQDVRLAPGQGWQAVLQVASLVSVPVRMGARAVGVLEVVNRRSGKPFSNWDVLELASLSNQFGLAIDNLRRRPVGEEA